In Stegostoma tigrinum isolate sSteTig4 chromosome 46, sSteTig4.hap1, whole genome shotgun sequence, the sequence GGCATGTCACGGAATTGCAGAGCAATGAACAGCACTGGCAGCTGTGCAGTTGCTGGAATTTGAGCAGCGTAAGTTTCCAAAATGTTGCGTGTGTGTCTAGAAATGGGAGAGAAGAGGCCATCAACCTGCTTTCTCAGCTCACATAGGAATTCAAAAGCGCAgttaatgaatttaaaattaagtttTTAGAAGATCAGATGTAAGTATTGGTTAATGAGTACAGGGAAATGGCTACATGTTGGAATAATAATGAGTTTACAAAAGGGGTGCAATGTGGCGGAGAGTTACTGCTGGAATTGACGCAAGAGAGGAACAGATGCAACAAATATGTGAATAATTGCTTTTTAAACACATTTTCTGCATTCTTTTACTCTATATCCATTGGAACCTCTCCTTGGTCATTGAACAGGATGTTCTGGTCACCCTGGGTAGGAACTTGGGAAATAACGTCGAATCTTGGATGATGAATCTTCATGTGATCTGTGATGGCTTTAATGGTTGGAGCATATTCGATCACGCTGTTTCTCTCAGTGCCAATTTCATATTCATATCCTGCAGCGTGCATTGCCACCAGCTCACCAGAGGAATTGAACACAGGGGATCCGGAGGCACCATTAAAAAAGCAGCTGTTGTAGGTGATCCTGTCTGAACTTTGGATTTCTGTGAAAGTGTATTTCGTGAAAACCTGCATGTAGCTTTGAATATTTCGCTTTTGAAAAGGGATAATGAAACAAGTGTCAGAGGATTTGTGACCACCATCGGGATGACCTATAATGTAGACCATTCCATTCCCAGGAGGGCGGTTTTTGGTTTGCCACAAACCTGAAGGTAGAACAGATGGCTGACTGTTGGGGATCTTCAATCTCAGCACTGCGTAGTCAAGTTCTAAGTTATACACTTCAAACCACGGTTCAATGTTATACCAGCCACTGACAGGCTGCTGCTTCtctttgtagcagaagtttattgTCATGGCCTCCTCTATAATGGTCTTCCAATCATTGTCAGGCACACCATCTCCTACCATCATCTTCACCACGTGGCAACATGTCAGAATGTAACTATTACCAAGGTAAAAGCAAGTGGCACAGCCTTGATTCCCGTTGTTATCCCATTTAACAAATCCAACAGATTCACTCAATCGCACTAGCATTTCATGGACTGTAATGGGAACTCCATCAGCTGTGATCTTCCCAAATTCTTTCTTGAGCAGATTCCATTTTTTAAGGACATGCTTCTTGCCTTTTTGCTTTCCCAAATATTCATCAACCTGCTTTCCCAGCTTACAATGCAGTGTATTCCCTTCTCCTGGCACACTGTTCtgctcctgtctctccctggggCCAGCATTTTCATTATTATCATCATTCTTGTTTCTTGCCTTATAGTTTTCATTGCTCACTTGAACTTCAAAACATTTATCATGGAGGTCATTGACAGTGAGTGTGAACTGCAAACATCTGTGCCCTTCGACAAGGCTCCATACATTCTGTTCAATGATGGATAAGAACCTTCCGTCCTTGCACAGAGCCTCTCGAATGGTCTCACCTTGAAAAGCATAAATGCACATGTCATGTCCGTCTTTTCGCAGAGACCCACACTTGATGATACGTTTCGAACCTGTACGAAGTGGGCCTCCTGTCTTTCCAGTGCTCTTGACACAGAATACAACACACTGCTTGCCTGAAGAGTCCTCATCCCGATAGCATACCTCACCTTTAAGCCGGTAAAATATCACTTCGAAATGGGTCTTCTCTGGCAGACATTTACAAGGCATTCCTACATTGATGGCACCCATTAATTCCCTCTTCCCGATTAAATGGAATGTTTTGCCCtcacttttctctttttctttattGAAAACCGCAGTAGACATGAGAACGGAATAAACACTTTCATTGGGTTTCCCTGTTGCCACATGCTCGGTGCTATTACTCTGGAAGTTGAATGTGAATTCTTTGACTCTGCCCTCATCACTGTTCACCGTAACCTTGCCCAGGGCTGCTGCCGGCGCTTCACCTGTGGTGGTTGAATGATTCCATTCAATGAGAGGTCTCCTCCTCTCAGCGTGAGGCCTTTTGTCCAAAACTGGAGTTGTTGGTGGATTTTCATCATTCCCCTGGAGTGGAGAGCAATCATAAAatctaatgaaaacagaaatgttcCATACGAATacgatgaggccattcagccccttctccagcctgttacCCGGGGaacgggaggaggccattcagccacttcgccagcctgttacacagggggcaggaggaggcaattcagccccatCTGCAGCCTGTTGCACAGGgaacaggtggaggccattcagccctacctCTAGCCtgttgcacaggaacaggcagaggCCAGACAACCTGCCTTTCCATTTGATTTGAATTATAGCTCCTATTGATTTTACCTCCAGGCACTTGACGTCCTTTGATATATTTTAAAACCATTGGCCAATAAACTTCTTCAGCCTCTTTTTTGACATTCTCAACTGAACCCCAACCTGAGCAGTTTTGTTTTAGGGTGAGAGTTTCAGATTTCCTCTGCTCTTTGTGGAATGACATCAGTTCCGAATTGCCTGGCTCTAATTTCAAGAGTCTCCCCCATTTTTTTCTAGAGTCTCCCTGTGTAAGCAAATAGCATTGATAGTTTCTCCCTATGAACTCCTTAAAGTACCTTAAACACCTTGACCAGGTCATCATCAATTTTATATTTGGGATTTGCAATGTAGTGGCTATGCTACTGAACTAGGAATACAGcagtctgaatgtgagtttcctcgctgagctggaaggttcgttttcagacgtttcgtcaccattctaggtaacatcatcagtgagcctccgacaaagcgctggtgttatgtcccgctttctatttcgcttcgtcagaggctcactgatgacgttacctagaatggtgacgaaacgtctgaaaacgaaccttccagctcagcgagcaaactcacatccagaacctcaacctgagctacaaatcttctcaaaactcgacaGCAGTCTGAATTTACATCTCATGACTGCACGTGAAACAGAGGATTTAGAGGGCTCTAATTTTGATATTCCTTGTATACTGTAGCTGACTTCTGATCAATGAGAGAGATACTATTTGTAAAATCAAGGCCCAGATTTTTGCTGTGGCAAACAGTATTTCTGATATGGTAATCCTCAGGCCTTCCTCTACCCAAACACAACTTCCCCATCCTCAAGGTGCGGGATGGAGTCAACTCATCAATCTGCGCACGCATGGTTTATGGAGGCAATGCCCATTGAAATATCAGCTGCTTCCACTCCAATGTGTTTTTCTTGACATAAATACCtaagtgagagcctttttctgaggatgatgacttcaccttgtacaaggggacatagctacaaattgaggggtgatagatttaagacagatgtcagagacaggttctttactcagagagtggtaagggcgtggaacaccctgcctgccagtgtagttaactcagccacattagtggcatttaaacagtccttggataagcacatggataatgatgggatagtgtagggcaaggggcttagattagttcacaggtcggcacaacatcgagggccgaaaggtctgttctgtgctgtattgttctatgttctatgttctaaaccggATTTGGGACATTATATATAAACTCAGCCTGTGAAAAGGTAAGTTgccactttggatggtcttggggcACCTATCAAGAAGAAATCCAGCTGCCCTTCGGAGGCATGGTACCCTTTAAGAGTGGCAGACTGCACGTTTGGAACAGAAGATGTGGGTTTTGGGGGTGAAGAATACAGATATGCTTGTGTGTGGAAGGCATGTAAACTTATTGAAGCTTTCAAAGGGACCTGTCTAGATATTTGAAACACAAGgtttttttaatctttaaatgAACATGTGTGATTTTTATTTCACCCTGTCTGTTAATATCAGCCTGAGGATTCCCATTAGTGTGTTAGCACAATGTCATTGTCAATGAAATCTTACAAAAACAATATGAAGTTCTTTCCATCTCAAAATCTGACAGCTGCAAGAGGTGTTGGTCTTTCTGATATGTGACTGTGAATTTCAGTGTGTcgtcttaattcattcatggaatgtgggcttcGCTGACCAGGCAACCGTAATTGGACAggtaagagtcagtcacattactGTTGATTTAGAGTCAcctgtagatcagaccaggtaagcttggcaatttccaacaatcaacaatggtttcatggtattCGTTcgttgttgaattcaaattctacaattcTACCCTTGATGGGTATGATGCATTGGCACAGTTGCTAAAGGGCCATAAATTAGAATGAGTTGGCACTAAGTTGGCTTAATGCCAAAAAGGAATTGTTATAGGTTGTAGGTTAGAATGGCAATTTGGGGTTGATGGGTTTGAGTGCAGGGCATCAGGTTTCATAGCAGGTGACAATGGTTACCATTAGACTTCCTAATCCTAATTTCATaatttcattcaattcaaattgcATGAGTTCTCATGGTGGCACTCAAACCCATCTCCCAAAAACACCCCAGTGTCACATTTGGGTCACTAGATTCTttttccagtaacattaccactatt encodes:
- the LOC125449575 gene encoding serine protease FAM111A-like — its product is MPHTQRRKSKTPLPLGKESIRPFLKGNDENPPTTPVLDKRPHAERRRPLIEWNHSTTTGEAPAAALGKVTVNSDEGRVKEFTFNFQSNSTEHVATGKPNESVYSVLMSTAVFNKEKEKSEGKTFHLIGKRELMGAINVGMPCKCLPEKTHFEVIFYRLKGEVCYRDEDSSGKQCVVFCVKSTGKTGGPLRTGSKRIIKCGSLRKDGHDMCIYAFQGETIREALCKDGRFLSIIEQNVWSLVEGHRCLQFTLTVNDLHDKCFEVQVSNENYKARNKNDDNNENAGPRERQEQNSVPGEGNTLHCKLGKQVDEYLGKQKGKKHVLKKWNLLKKEFGKITADGVPITVHEMLVRLSESVGFVKWDNNGNQGCATCFYLGNSYILTCCHVVKMMVGDGVPDNDWKTIIEEAMTINFCYKEKQQPVSGWYNIEPWFEVYNLELDYAVLRLKIPNSQPSVLPSGLWQTKNRPPGNGMVYIIGHPDGGHKSSDTCFIIPFQKRNIQSYMQVFTKYTFTEIQSSDRITYNSCFFNGASGSPVFNSSGELVAMHAAGYEYEIGTERNSVIEYAPTIKAITDHMKIHHPRFDVISQVPTQGDQNILFNDQGEVPMDIE